The following is a genomic window from Deltaproteobacteria bacterium PRO3.
CTGGCCGGACAGTACGAGCAGATGCTGGACCGCGAATCCGCCTTCGAGATGCTGAAGAAGCGCCAGCAAGAGCTCGCGGCCCAAGCCGCGCCCGAGGCCGCCCAGTCGGCCCCCAAGCCGAGGGCGAGCCAGCGGCAGGGCGTGGGCGAGGCCTTCGTCAAGTCGGCGGCGCGCAGCATCGGCTCGCAGCTGGGCAATCAGATCATCCGCGGCGTCTTGGGTTCGATCTTCGGGGGAGGGCGGAAAAAGGGCGGCTTCGGGGGACTGTTTTAGGAAGACCGGGCGCCCGGGTTCATGGGCACCACCCGCGCGCCGTCGGTCAATTCGTCGCTGGGATAGACCACCACAAAATCGCCGGGCTTCAAGCCGGACTTCAGCAGGGCCGACTCCGGGTTGCGGCGCTCGACCTCGACTTTGGTCTTTCGCGCCCGGCCCCCCACGACTTGAAAGACCGCCCAGTCCCGGCCGTCGCGAAACAGGGCCCCCACCGGGATCGTCAGCGCGTCTTCGGCTCGGAAAGTGGTGATATAGTTGTTCAGGCGGAAGCCGTCCGCCAGGCCCTCGCAATGCCCGGTCGTCCCGTTGAAGTCGATGATCACGTTGACCCGCTGCTCTTCTATTCCTAAGGCCGAGACCTTCGTGAAGGCCCCGGGCTCGACCCGCCGAACCCTGCCCTCAAGGGTTCGGCACTCGCCCCAGCTCTCCATCCGCACCGGGTCTCCCGGCTTGATGCCCAGGGCGTCCTCGGTCAAGACCTCCGAAACCACCTCCAATTGCTTGGGATCCGCCACCTCCAGGATGAGGTCGCCGCGCTCGATGGGTCCGCCGCTCTCTCGCTGCACACGCAGGACGGTCCCGGCGACGGGCGACTTGATCGGCCAGACGCCGGGACGGTCGATCTCGGCGAGCAGATCGCCTTCTTTCACCGCGTCGCCGGGATGCAGCCGCACCCGGCGCAGGTTTCCGGCGACCGGCGAGAGGACCTTGTAGATTTCTTTCGCGCGCGTCTTGCCCTCCTCGATCACCTGCTGTTCGTAGGGCCCACGCCGGGCTTCGGCGATTTCCACGAGGATGGGCTTCGGGCGCAGGGCCCAATAGAGGCCGCCGGCGAGCAGCATCGCCAAGAGGACCCAGAGGAGAAATTTCGTCGAGCGCTTCTTTTCCATAAGCTCATTCCCTGACCTTCAAGGCTTCTACCAAATTTGTGCGGTCCAGGCGATGCCGAATAATCCAAGCGCTGGCCGCTCCGGACAGCAGGACGACCGAGGAGGCGTAGGCGAAGGTGCTGCGTTCGACGATCAACGGGATCTCGAAGGCCTCGGTGTGCATCAGTTTCACCAGCAGGGCCGCGAAGGCGTAGCCCAAGAGCCATCCCGCCGGCAGCGCCAGCAGGATCTGCACGAGCATTTCGGTGCCGAGGATTTTGAATACCTCGGCCCGGGTGAAGCCCAAGACCCTCAGGCTCATCAATTCCCAAGAGCGCTCCGAGAGGGCCACTCGCGCGTTGTTGTAGACCACGCCCACCGCGATCACCAGGGCGAAGGCGGTCAGCGCGGTGGCGAAGACCAGGATAAAGCGCACCATGCTGCCGCGAAACATCGCGACGGTATGATCCTTGAAGTTCACCGCCGCGATCTTGGGGAGGTTTTTCAGCTCGGCCTGCAGCGCGCGCTCGCCGGAGGGATCGACCTTCAAGGCGGCGCTGCTGATCCAATCCTCGTGGAGGAGGTCCTTCAAGGCCCTTTGGTCCATGTAAGCCGCATAGCCGATCCATTGGTCCACGATGCCCGAGACGGGGAGGCGCCATCGTTGCCGCCGCCCCTCCAGGACCTCCACCTCGATCCAGTCGCCGCTTTGGGCGCGAAGTTTTCGCGCCAGCAACTGGGTGAGCAGCAGTCCCTCCGCGGGCAGCGGGACCTCGTGTCTTCGCTTGTTGAGCAGGACGCGGAGTTCCGCGTCGGCCGGGTACCCGGTCAGCGCCGTCGTCTCCTGCCGATGGCCGAGTTTGAGACGGATGGGCACCGTTCGATAGCCCTCCGCCCTCATCACGCCGGGGATGTTCTCCAATTCGC
Proteins encoded in this region:
- a CDS encoding DUF853 family protein, with the translated sequence LAGQYEQMLDRESAFEMLKKRQQELAAQAAPEAAQSAPKPRASQRQGVGEAFVKSAARSIGSQLGNQIIRGVLGSIFGGGRKKGGFGGLF
- a CDS encoding efflux RND transporter periplasmic adaptor subunit, with the protein product MEKKRSTKFLLWVLLAMLLAGGLYWALRPKPILVEIAEARRGPYEQQVIEEGKTRAKEIYKVLSPVAGNLRRVRLHPGDAVKEGDLLAEIDRPGVWPIKSPVAGTVLRVQRESGGPIERGDLILEVADPKQLEVVSEVLTEDALGIKPGDPVRMESWGECRTLEGRVRRVEPGAFTKVSALGIEEQRVNVIIDFNGTTGHCEGLADGFRLNNYITTFRAEDALTIPVGALFRDGRDWAVFQVVGGRARKTKVEVERRNPESALLKSGLKPGDFVVVYPSDELTDGARVVPMNPGARSS